The genomic interval TTTTTAAATATATTATATAATTCAGAGGTGAAAAAGTTTTCTGACTACTATCTACTATTTTGGAGGTTGTAATGAAAGGTATTATTCTTGCCGGAGGAAGTGGAACAAGGCTTTATCCCATAACGCTGGGTATTAGTAAACAACTTTTGCCGATTTACGATAAACCGATGATTTATTATCCTCTATCCGTGCTGATGTTGGCGGGGATAAGAGAAATTTTGATCATTTCAACTCCCCATGATTTACCAAGATTTAAAGAACTCTTCGGTGATGGTTCACAGTTAGGACTAACATTTTCTTATAAAGAACAACCTTTTCCCAATGGTCTGGCTGAGGCATTTATATTAGGGAAAGAATTTATAGGTGATGATGATGTGTGTCTCATTTTAGGAGATAATATCTTTTATGGTGATAGCTTAATTCAGTTACTAAGGAATATCGTTCAAGATATTACTACCTCAGGAGGAGCTACGGTTTTTGGTTATTATGTGAGTAATCCTCAACAATATGGAGTAGTGGAATTTGATAAAGAGGGAAAGGTTTTATCTATTGAA from bacterium carries:
- the rfbA gene encoding glucose-1-phosphate thymidylyltransferase RfbA, with protein sequence MKGIILAGGSGTRLYPITLGISKQLLPIYDKPMIYYPLSVLMLAGIREILIISTPHDLPRFKELFGDGSQLGLTFSYKEQPFPNGLAEAFILGKEFIGDDDVCLILGDNIFYGDSLIQLLRNIVQDITTSGGATVFGYYVSNPQQYGVVEFDKEGKVLSIEEKPKIPKSHYAVTGLYFYDNNVVEIAHGIKPSWRGELEITDVNKKYLEDNKLKVELLGRGYAWLDTGTHESLLEAGEFMATIEKRQGLKIACIEEIAYSLGYIDKEHLLKIGELLKNSQYGQYVLRIIKNEQ